A single genomic interval of Desulfatiglans sp. harbors:
- a CDS encoding NAD(P)H-dependent oxidoreductase, translating into MSFKKNDIKHEPLEILVILAHPDKSSFNHAIAETAVTQIRMNGHVGILHDLYAEGFDPILPGPEIASDAPLPDDIQKHCNDLKRADGIIIVHPNWWGEPPAILKGWIDRVIRPNVAYKFLEGDNGEGVPIGLLKARSVIVFNTANTPEPRERDVFGDPLELIWKNCIFDLCGVPDFHREMFRVIITSTEGMRKKWLRGVEEMVVRVFPAVI; encoded by the coding sequence ATGTCATTTAAGAAGAACGATATAAAACACGAACCGCTTGAGATACTTGTTATTCTGGCACACCCTGATAAGAGCAGCTTCAACCATGCAATAGCTGAAACCGCTGTTACACAGATTAGAATGAATGGTCATGTTGGCATATTACATGATCTCTATGCAGAAGGATTTGATCCGATTTTGCCTGGCCCTGAAATAGCCTCTGATGCACCATTGCCTGATGATATCCAAAAACACTGCAATGATCTGAAAAGGGCCGATGGAATCATTATTGTTCACCCAAACTGGTGGGGAGAGCCCCCAGCTATATTAAAGGGATGGATTGACAGGGTTATAAGGCCAAATGTGGCGTATAAATTTCTTGAAGGGGATAATGGTGAAGGTGTGCCAATAGGTTTACTAAAGGCAAGGTCAGTAATTGTATTCAATACAGCAAATACCCCGGAACCAAGGGAGCGTGACGTGTTTGGTGACCCTTTAGAGCTCATCTGGAAAAACTGCATCTTTGACCTGTGCGGTGTGCCAGATTTCCACAGGGAGATGTTCAGGGTAATAATCACCAGCACTGAAGGGATGCGTAAGAAATGGCTAAGAGGGGTTGAGGAGATGGTGGTAAGGGTTTTTCCTGCGGTAATATAG
- a CDS encoding acyl-CoA dehydrogenase has translation MDFQLSEELQMLRDMARDFINEKVMPFADEWDEKHYFPYEEVLKPMGELGFFGTVIPEEYGGNNMGWLAAMILTEEIARGSSSLRVQMNMQTLGCAYTIYKYGSDELRKKYVEKLITAEYVGGFGITEPNAGSDVMSMKSTAVDKGDHWLINGYKTWISNASAADAIIFYAYTDREARGKGLSAFVVEPKNFNGITTTDLDKLGTRSTPTGEIILEDCKVPKENILGNPGDGAKIVFGSLNQSRLSAAAGGIGLAQAALESAIAYCKEREQFGQAIGNFQMNQDLIAQVSCELEAARLMVYKAAIQKDNGNLGNTIEVAQAKYLSGEIAVKAANVAMRILGAYGYSTEYPVARYYRDAPAYQLVEGSTNICKMIVGQDLVSVKKSK, from the coding sequence ATGGACTTTCAATTAAGTGAAGAGTTGCAGATGCTGCGTGACATGGCAAGGGATTTTATCAATGAAAAGGTAATGCCATTTGCAGATGAATGGGATGAAAAACATTATTTTCCATATGAAGAAGTTTTAAAACCAATGGGTGAGCTTGGTTTTTTTGGCACGGTTATCCCCGAAGAATACGGCGGAAACAATATGGGCTGGCTTGCAGCAATGATTCTTACAGAAGAGATTGCAAGGGGCTCCAGTTCACTAAGGGTACAGATGAACATGCAGACACTTGGCTGCGCTTACACAATATATAAATATGGCAGCGACGAACTCCGCAAAAAATATGTAGAAAAACTGATAACAGCCGAATATGTTGGCGGATTTGGTATTACAGAGCCCAATGCAGGCTCTGATGTTATGTCCATGAAATCAACAGCAGTAGACAAGGGTGATCACTGGCTCATTAATGGCTACAAGACATGGATATCAAACGCCTCAGCAGCCGATGCCATTATTTTTTATGCCTACACAGACAGGGAAGCAAGGGGAAAGGGGCTTTCAGCATTTGTTGTTGAGCCTAAAAACTTTAACGGCATTACAACTACAGACCTCGATAAATTAGGTACAAGATCAACACCCACAGGCGAGATTATCCTTGAAGACTGTAAGGTACCAAAAGAAAACATCCTTGGAAACCCGGGCGACGGCGCAAAGATAGTCTTTGGTTCACTCAACCAGAGCCGTCTTTCCGCAGCAGCAGGCGGTATTGGTTTGGCACAGGCAGCGCTTGAGTCAGCAATAGCATACTGTAAAGAGCGTGAGCAGTTTGGTCAGGCAATTGGTAACTTTCAGATGAACCAGGACCTTATTGCACAGGTATCATGCGAGCTTGAGGCAGCAAGGCTTATGGTTTACAAGGCAGCAATACAGAAGGACAACGGCAACCTCGGGAACACCATTGAGGTAGCCCAGGCAAAATATCTTTCCGGCGAGATAGCTGTAAAGGCTGCAAATGTTGCCATGAGAATCTTGGGTGCATATGGTTATTCAACAGAATACCCTGTAGCCAGGTACTATCGCGATGCACCTGCCTATCAGCTTGTTGAGGGTTCAACAAACATCTGCAAGATGATCGTTGGACAGGACCTTGTTAGCGTAAAGAAATCCAAGTAA